The Aureitalea marina genome includes a window with the following:
- a CDS encoding CPBP family intramembrane glutamic endopeptidase, whose protein sequence is MIGLVVILLISWGLLYLFEKKNLNAIGLIPNGKRLQQFAIGLVLIVAICLMLIGIETSLKSIEWQFLGFEIGTIADAFIYHLRSALTEDLVFRGALLFILNQRLGAKWGIMISAICFGVYHVFSYGILTERLMVIGYVIVVTGFTGYVWAWAFHKTRSIYLGLGLHVGYNMIMACFYESQPYGELLFTELSSVDLVDPMASYYSIFRGLFPALMTLISLKFLLRSRMIGSAEIVEQS, encoded by the coding sequence ATGATCGGATTAGTAGTCATACTATTGATCTCATGGGGACTATTGTACCTTTTTGAGAAGAAGAATTTAAATGCAATTGGGTTGATTCCCAATGGGAAACGCCTGCAGCAGTTTGCGATCGGCCTGGTCCTGATCGTGGCAATCTGCCTGATGCTAATTGGTATTGAGACCTCGCTTAAGTCCATCGAATGGCAATTTTTGGGATTCGAGATCGGTACTATTGCAGACGCTTTTATCTATCACCTCAGATCAGCGCTAACGGAAGATCTCGTTTTCAGAGGGGCCTTACTTTTCATACTGAATCAGCGTCTGGGTGCCAAATGGGGGATAATGATCTCGGCCATTTGCTTTGGGGTCTACCATGTGTTCTCCTATGGGATTTTGACAGAACGGTTGATGGTGATCGGTTATGTGATTGTAGTAACCGGTTTTACGGGTTATGTCTGGGCCTGGGCTTTCCACAAAACAAGATCGATCTACCTGGGATTGGGACTACATGTAGGATACAACATGATCATGGCCTGTTTTTACGAATCTCAGCCCTATGGAGAGCTCTTGTTTACTGAACTCTCTAGTGTGGATCTGGTTGACCCGATGGCCTCCTATTATTCCATCTTCAGAGGCTTGTTTCCTGCGCTCATGACCCTGATCTCACTCAAATTCTTGTTGCGGTCAAGGATGATAGGCAGCGCTGAAATAGTTGAACAATCATAA
- a CDS encoding M23 family metallopeptidase — protein MRVHRLYLLLVAIAFVACEDDEEFVSDTIGTPLGGANGCEGVSYPNWETSNNVLPYPVGQSYQIGLSNCSGPPHSEGAPDQFGIEFKMSVGTLVTATRKGTIMLVEESGDDFSPTLNFVILRDEDGFFYHYQNLTKDGAIVEEGDFVEQGDPIGFSGASGNAGAPMMRFVATRFGDWRPGYQTSFPITFRNTSANPKSLIQGESYRALDFTPEE, from the coding sequence ATGAGAGTTCACCGGCTCTATTTGCTTCTTGTCGCCATTGCGTTTGTGGCATGTGAAGATGATGAAGAATTTGTATCGGACACCATAGGAACTCCACTTGGTGGGGCGAACGGATGCGAAGGTGTGAGCTACCCCAACTGGGAAACGTCCAACAATGTTCTTCCGTATCCCGTTGGACAATCCTACCAGATCGGTTTGAGCAATTGCAGCGGACCACCACACAGCGAAGGGGCCCCTGACCAATTTGGCATCGAATTTAAAATGAGTGTTGGGACCTTAGTGACAGCTACGAGAAAGGGAACCATCATGCTAGTGGAAGAATCAGGTGATGACTTCTCACCTACTCTGAATTTTGTTATCCTTAGAGACGAAGACGGCTTCTTCTATCACTATCAGAACCTGACCAAGGATGGAGCTATAGTCGAAGAAGGCGATTTTGTGGAACAAGGTGATCCCATTGGCTTCAGCGGAGCCTCAGGAAATGCAGGCGCTCCTATGATGCGTTTTGTAGCAACCCGATTTGGCGATTGGCGCCCAGGGTACCAAACCTCTTTCCCCATCACCTTCAGAAATACCTCAGCCAATCCAAAAAGCCTGATACAAGGAGAATCTTATCGGGCTCTCGATTTTACACCTGAGGAGTAG
- a CDS encoding CPBP family intramembrane glutamic endopeptidase — MKSLFVKYPSASRFVLAILMFAAVLIVSPVIDGPYLKQYFPYLSAILLVGVTWFLLKLDGTNLTALGLNISWRNCSFILVGILIGALAFLFANLARSLYTGETMALSANIDYQTILSSFYLILPTVAVEELIFRGYLFKKTIAISNVIVANIVFSVLFMLVHVIDGEVLESPGRMVMLVISIPVGHLMFATALLRSGTLFFPIGLHLGNNWATRHLISSMDDGQSILFVLERVNFDTWPSFIGLLLIYNGVFLLLTWLIWKWRRGSAKE; from the coding sequence ATGAAGTCCTTGTTTGTAAAATATCCTTCAGCTAGTCGGTTTGTTCTTGCCATACTGATGTTTGCAGCTGTTCTGATTGTCAGCCCAGTGATCGATGGGCCATATCTGAAGCAGTATTTTCCCTATCTCTCGGCCATCTTATTGGTTGGAGTGACTTGGTTCCTTTTAAAATTGGACGGGACAAACCTCACGGCCTTAGGTCTGAACATAAGTTGGAGGAATTGCTCCTTTATTTTAGTCGGCATTCTTATTGGTGCTCTAGCCTTCCTTTTCGCCAATTTGGCCAGGTCACTTTATACCGGAGAAACCATGGCGCTTAGCGCTAACATCGATTATCAAACAATACTGAGCTCTTTTTACTTGATCCTTCCAACTGTAGCTGTAGAAGAGTTAATATTTCGAGGCTATCTTTTTAAAAAGACTATCGCGATCTCCAATGTTATAGTCGCGAACATTGTTTTTTCAGTGCTTTTTATGCTTGTTCATGTTATAGATGGAGAAGTGCTTGAGAGTCCTGGGAGAATGGTCATGCTAGTGATCAGTATTCCGGTAGGGCACTTGATGTTTGCCACGGCTTTACTTCGATCCGGAACCTTATTCTTTCCTATTGGGCTTCACCTTGGTAACAATTGGGCCACACGACATCTGATTTCGAGCATGGATGACGGTCAGAGTATACTTTTTGTGCTGGAGCGGGTTAATTTTGATACGTGGCCGTCCTTCATTGGACTGCTCCTAATTTATAATGGCGTATTTCTACTGCTTACCTGGTTGATCTGGAAATGGAGACGGGGAAGTGCTAAGGAATGA
- a CDS encoding helix-turn-helix domain-containing protein, producing the protein MKRPTLQENLLYQRKLKGYTQDELAERTTVGVRTIQRIEKGEVQPHLQTIKLLAVGLGVEVDDLIVLDDPKEEPIDRKWMLFLHASPFFGLIIPFANILFPLFIWLNKADDNKRYDAHGRAVINFHATISLMVVLSLLLFFAIPGFNFFITGGLFLVALIFTIKNTISAMETGKCSYPLSIPFLKPKA; encoded by the coding sequence ATGAAACGACCGACACTACAAGAGAACCTACTTTATCAACGCAAGTTAAAAGGGTATACCCAGGACGAGCTGGCCGAAAGGACCACCGTGGGAGTACGCACCATTCAACGTATAGAAAAGGGTGAAGTACAACCACACTTACAGACCATAAAACTGTTGGCGGTTGGTTTGGGTGTTGAGGTTGATGACTTGATCGTTTTGGACGATCCCAAGGAAGAACCCATCGACCGGAAATGGATGCTTTTTTTGCATGCCTCTCCCTTTTTTGGCTTGATCATTCCCTTTGCCAATATCTTGTTTCCTCTTTTTATCTGGCTCAATAAGGCAGACGATAACAAGCGATATGATGCCCATGGCCGTGCGGTGATCAATTTTCATGCGACTATCAGCTTGATGGTCGTCCTCTCTTTATTACTCTTTTTTGCGATCCCTGGCTTTAATTTCTTTATCACCGGTGGGCTCTTTTTGGTGGCGTTGATCTTTACTATTAAGAATACCATTTCAGCTATGGAAACAGGGAAGTGTTCCTACCCGTTGTCCATTCCATTTCTAAAACCGAAGGCCTAA
- a CDS encoding DUF6090 family protein has protein sequence MIHFFRRIRRKLLNQERVGKYLIYAVGEILLVVIGILIALQVNNWNQERISRDKEKVYLKEIRASLEKDLADQNRVFDFNGKKIALILQIISEMGKDKSKTEHMLYLFGLLNKEPEGSLVNYDVFIPNRAAFDNMLSSENIGIVQDDELRSKLSEYYRGEIVDTGTQERVKQIVRKFSDLITRLGVNKESMRAMMNMETNYPSAEEMDPINGPEIMGQIFLMMKNVESQNVWLEEVQENTQFLIQNIDQYLGQLTTTIPVNPNT, from the coding sequence ATGATACATTTCTTTAGACGTATTCGTCGAAAATTACTCAACCAGGAACGGGTTGGAAAGTACCTGATCTATGCCGTTGGCGAGATACTCCTGGTCGTTATCGGTATACTGATTGCCCTACAGGTCAACAACTGGAACCAGGAGCGCATCAGCAGAGATAAGGAGAAAGTTTACCTCAAGGAGATAAGAGCTTCTCTGGAAAAGGACCTGGCAGACCAAAACAGAGTCTTTGATTTCAATGGAAAGAAAATTGCACTCATCCTTCAGATCATCAGTGAAATGGGTAAGGACAAATCCAAGACCGAGCATATGCTCTATCTCTTCGGGCTACTCAACAAGGAACCTGAAGGTAGTCTAGTCAATTATGACGTGTTTATACCCAATCGGGCAGCCTTCGACAATATGCTTTCCTCGGAGAATATCGGTATTGTACAAGACGATGAACTTCGCTCCAAATTGTCTGAGTACTATCGGGGAGAGATCGTCGATACGGGTACCCAGGAAAGAGTAAAACAAATTGTAAGGAAATTTAGTGACCTGATCACCCGTCTTGGGGTTAATAAAGAATCCATGCGGGCGATGATGAATATGGAAACAAATTACCCGTCTGCGGAAGAGATGGACCCCATCAACGGGCCGGAGATCATGGGGCAGATCTTCCTGATGATGAAAAATGTGGAATCTCAGAATGTTTGGCTTGAAGAGGTGCAGGAGAATACCCAGTTTCTGATTCAGAATATCGATCAATATTTGGGGCAGTTAACAACAACAATTCCTGTCAATCCGAATACCTAG
- a CDS encoding glycosyltransferase family 2 protein — translation MKKLSIIIPCYNEERTIHLILDKVRSVQLIGEMEKELVIVNDFSTDDSKGAIQRYMVNHPDLTISYVEHQKNMGKGAALHTGIKQATGDLLIIQDADLEYDPREYNDLLKPILEGHADVVYGSRFMGSNPHRILFFWHSIGNKFLTMLSNMATNLNLTDMETCYKLFRTDLIKGLSLKENRFGFEPEVTAKISRIPKIRIYEVGISYYGRSYEEGKKIGWKDGFRAIYCIVKYGFLRSK, via the coding sequence ATGAAAAAGTTGTCCATTATCATCCCTTGTTACAACGAAGAGAGAACTATCCATCTGATTCTGGATAAGGTTCGTTCGGTCCAATTGATCGGGGAGATGGAAAAGGAATTGGTCATTGTGAACGATTTCTCGACCGACGACAGCAAAGGTGCCATCCAGCGATACATGGTTAATCATCCGGACCTGACCATCAGTTATGTTGAGCACCAAAAGAATATGGGAAAAGGTGCCGCCCTTCACACAGGTATAAAACAGGCAACAGGTGACTTACTGATCATACAAGACGCGGACCTGGAGTATGATCCAAGGGAGTACAATGACCTGCTCAAACCTATACTCGAGGGTCATGCCGATGTGGTTTATGGCTCTCGCTTCATGGGTTCCAACCCGCACCGCATACTGTTCTTCTGGCATTCTATTGGCAATAAGTTTCTGACCATGCTCAGCAACATGGCTACCAATTTAAACCTGACCGATATGGAGACCTGTTATAAGTTGTTCCGGACGGATTTGATCAAGGGTTTAAGCTTGAAGGAGAATCGCTTTGGTTTTGAGCCAGAGGTAACGGCCAAGATCTCGCGTATCCCTAAGATCCGAATTTATGAAGTTGGGATATCCTATTATGGTCGCTCTTACGAAGAAGGTAAGAAAATAGGATGGAAGGACGGTTTTCGAGCCATCTACTGTATCGTCAAATACGGTTTCTTGAGATCTAAATAG